One window from the genome of Candidatus Chlorohelix allophototropha encodes:
- a CDS encoding polysaccharide deacetylase family protein, whose protein sequence is MRKRLILLLLFCMLFSACSSDSVPNETLTPNPEVSSAPFWFLRTPTPLEETINTTLEPAITITPIPIATEPLTTAPVTTIDITEPTASPVPLNTTTVAKTVASPPKTTTIAAKTTIAATVAYATPIPGLSEIAKGRTGKKQVAITFDAGSSGEAFPLIKTALDKYGIKITFFLTGLWAEHYPQYVKQLADDKMELGNHSWNHPDMTKIGMEEIRTELLRTDALIQQQAGKSTRPLFRFPYGARTAREQGIVNGLGYRSIFWTLDSLDSVGAPKSADFLVQRINGQTDAQLDGAIILMHIGAQTSAEALPLIIQKLQARGFKIVTVSQLIN, encoded by the coding sequence ATGCGGAAGCGCTTAATTCTACTACTTTTGTTTTGCATGCTTTTCAGCGCTTGTAGCTCCGATAGTGTGCCGAATGAAACGCTTACTCCTAATCCGGAAGTGTCGTCTGCACCTTTCTGGTTTCTTAGAACACCTACACCACTTGAAGAAACAATCAATACCACCTTGGAACCCGCAATAACCATTACGCCGATTCCTATTGCTACCGAGCCGCTAACTACTGCGCCAGTCACTACTATTGATATTACAGAGCCAACTGCCAGCCCGGTGCCGCTAAATACTACTACCGTGGCAAAAACGGTTGCCAGTCCACCTAAAACCACCACGATTGCAGCTAAAACCACTATAGCCGCCACCGTTGCCTATGCAACCCCTATACCCGGTTTAAGTGAAATTGCAAAAGGGCGAACCGGCAAAAAACAGGTAGCCATTACCTTTGATGCCGGATCGAGCGGTGAGGCTTTTCCTTTGATTAAAACCGCACTTGACAAGTATGGCATAAAAATCACTTTCTTCCTGACAGGTCTATGGGCAGAGCATTACCCACAATATGTTAAACAACTCGCGGACGACAAAATGGAATTGGGCAATCATTCTTGGAATCATCCCGATATGACCAAAATCGGGATGGAGGAGATTCGTACTGAGCTTTTACGCACCGATGCGCTAATCCAACAACAAGCCGGGAAATCTACCAGACCGCTTTTCCGCTTTCCCTATGGAGCGCGAACGGCTCGAGAACAAGGTATCGTAAACGGGCTAGGGTATCGCTCAATTTTCTGGACGCTGGACAGCCTCGATTCAGTGGGTGCGCCAAAAAGCGCGGATTTTCTGGTACAGCGCATAAATGGACAAACCGATGCCCAATTAGATGGGGCAATTATATTAATGCATATAGGTGCACAAACTTCGGCAGAAGCATTGCCGCTAATTATCCAGAAATTACAGGCGCGTGGATTTAAGATAGTGACCGTTTCACAGCTAATAAATTAA
- a CDS encoding DUF4126 domain-containing protein, whose translation MDLFLGLLGGLGIAIPCGFNPYLPLLVISVAGMGKLTTLNPDIGFLGSWTALIVLAILVGLDIVADKLPQIENLYRWVNLLICPIAGGLAMAAIIPSSTVATPASFAIGLIASELMHLVKSGLRPALIGSSKMALAFESMISMGEDMLVAVLAVLSIGVAILGGSLSILTLGMSFWWMSNLKRRKLPAKV comes from the coding sequence TTGGATTTATTTTTAGGGTTATTGGGTGGTCTTGGTATAGCAATCCCATGCGGCTTTAATCCTTATTTACCCTTATTGGTTATTAGTGTGGCAGGAATGGGCAAACTAACTACACTGAATCCTGATATCGGGTTTTTAGGTTCATGGACAGCCTTAATCGTGCTGGCAATCCTTGTCGGGTTGGATATTGTTGCCGATAAATTGCCACAGATTGAGAACTTGTACCGCTGGGTAAATCTTCTGATATGTCCCATCGCCGGGGGACTAGCAATGGCAGCTATAATCCCTTCCAGCACTGTGGCAACACCCGCCAGTTTTGCAATCGGGCTGATTGCCAGCGAATTGATGCATCTAGTTAAAAGCGGGCTACGCCCTGCACTGATAGGTTCCAGCAAAATGGCGCTTGCCTTTGAATCCATGATCAGTATGGGCGAAGATATGTTGGTAGCGGTGCTAGCGGTGCTTTCGATTGGAGTAGCTATTCTGGGAGGCTCTCTCTCGATTCTGACTCTGGGAATGAGTTTCTGGTGGATGTCTAATCTCAAACGACGCAAGCTACCGGCTAAAGTATGA
- a CDS encoding glycosyltransferase family 4 protein — protein MKIGIDASRLAVGKRTGTENYAYQVTRRIIENRQHDFALYFNKPPTSLQLHGLNLGKNVTTCAMPAPRLWTHTRLSFEMLIHAPDALFIPAHVLPLYHPLRSVVTIHDLGYLYHPEAHTPLSRMYLNWSTRFSALKSRLVISVSQATANDLERHYGISPEKIRVIPHGYDREQFKPIKDSSLIAYVRTKYNIEPGPYIFYVGTIQPRKNLERLMEAFAALVRDENFDYPARHQLQLVLGGKPGWMSEPIMQKAVALNLPEQIKLVGYVSDMDLPALYSGAEAFTFPSLYEGFGLPALEAMACGVPVICSNAGSLPEVVGDAALLHHPLDAKAIEWNLRRLLCNPQLRGEMINKGLRRAALFSWEKCADETLATLMEVAGKK, from the coding sequence ATGAAAATAGGCATAGATGCCAGCAGGCTGGCGGTGGGCAAGCGCACCGGCACCGAAAATTATGCCTATCAAGTGACGCGGCGAATTATCGAAAACCGACAGCATGATTTTGCGCTCTATTTCAATAAGCCCCCTACCAGCTTGCAATTGCACGGATTGAATTTGGGAAAAAATGTAACCACATGTGCAATGCCTGCACCGCGCTTGTGGACGCATACGCGCTTGAGCTTTGAAATGCTGATACATGCGCCAGACGCTCTTTTTATTCCGGCACATGTGTTGCCGCTGTACCACCCCTTACGTTCGGTAGTTACAATCCATGATTTGGGCTACCTTTACCACCCGGAAGCGCATACCCCACTTTCCCGTATGTATCTGAACTGGTCGACTCGCTTTAGTGCGCTTAAATCGCGCTTAGTGATTTCGGTAAGTCAAGCCACCGCAAACGACCTTGAGCGCCATTATGGAATCAGCCCTGAGAAAATCCGAGTAATCCCACATGGTTATGATCGTGAGCAGTTCAAGCCTATCAAAGATTCCAGCCTGATTGCATATGTGCGCACCAAATACAATATAGAGCCGGGACCCTACATCTTTTATGTAGGCACTATCCAGCCGCGCAAAAATCTGGAGCGTTTGATGGAGGCGTTTGCAGCATTGGTACGAGATGAAAATTTCGATTATCCGGCGCGCCACCAATTACAACTGGTGTTAGGGGGTAAGCCGGGCTGGATGAGCGAACCGATTATGCAGAAAGCCGTTGCGCTAAACCTACCGGAACAAATCAAACTGGTGGGCTATGTCTCTGATATGGATTTGCCCGCACTCTATAGCGGCGCAGAAGCTTTCACATTTCCTTCGCTCTACGAAGGGTTCGGTCTACCAGCGCTGGAAGCAATGGCGTGTGGGGTGCCAGTAATTTGCTCTAACGCCGGAAGCCTACCTGAAGTAGTGGGGGATGCTGCTTTGTTACACCACCCGCTCGATGCCAAAGCAATAGAATGGAACTTGCGCCGCCTTTTATGTAACCCACAACTGCGAGGCGAAATGATAAATAAGGGCTTACGCCGTGCAGCTTTATTCTCGTGGGAGAAATGCGCCGACGAAACCCTAGCTACTTTGATGGAAGTGGCAGGTAAGAAGTAA
- a CDS encoding alpha/beta fold hydrolase → MGIFTKNLYELLQEETEQFLSHDGMRLHMHCWKPSDVPASRVVLIVHGLGGHGAYYASSLAPYLVPLGAMVYAPDLRGHGRSDGVRGDIESFGELEGDVAAAASWVRNRHPNLPFYLLGESMGTPLAILHAANSKPELKPDYLILAACVVAPTITPRIDEILRTAFYLATNRRKPALPITGREEQGIRDLEFIKVLKADVLFNKHVSVRFLLNMTKAMNRAAQSHHLLSMPTIILQGGKDITVRHRPTRAFFHRIAATDKEMHVFPEAFHAILNDPDAPEVRKRIINWIDRKESGNYQTNGMFTNHFQPFA, encoded by the coding sequence ATGGGTATTTTTACGAAGAATCTTTACGAGCTATTACAGGAAGAAACTGAACAGTTTTTGAGCCATGATGGCATGCGACTACATATGCATTGCTGGAAGCCTTCCGACGTTCCTGCCTCGCGGGTGGTACTTATAGTGCATGGTCTGGGTGGGCATGGCGCTTATTACGCTTCTTCCCTTGCGCCTTACCTTGTGCCACTAGGCGCAATGGTTTATGCCCCGGATTTACGCGGACATGGGCGCAGCGATGGAGTGCGTGGCGATATAGAATCTTTTGGCGAACTAGAAGGAGATGTGGCGGCAGCGGCATCTTGGGTACGCAATCGGCATCCGAATTTGCCGTTTTACCTGCTTGGTGAAAGCATGGGAACTCCGCTTGCCATTTTACATGCCGCTAACAGCAAGCCTGAATTGAAGCCGGATTATCTTATACTCGCAGCGTGTGTGGTAGCGCCGACCATAACACCTAGAATCGATGAAATATTGCGTACCGCCTTTTACTTGGCAACTAATCGGCGTAAACCGGCTTTACCCATTACCGGGCGCGAAGAGCAGGGTATTCGAGACCTTGAATTTATCAAAGTTTTGAAAGCGGATGTGCTGTTCAACAAGCATGTCAGCGTGCGGTTTTTGCTTAATATGACAAAGGCGATGAACCGAGCGGCGCAATCCCACCATCTTCTCAGCATGCCAACTATCATTTTACAAGGTGGCAAGGATATAACGGTACGTCATCGCCCTACCCGAGCCTTTTTCCATCGTATTGCTGCAACTGATAAGGAGATGCATGTTTTCCCGGAGGCTTTCCACGCAATCCTGAATGACCCAGATGCTCCGGAGGTACGCAAACGTATAATAAATTGGATTGACCGCAAGGAAAGTGGTAATTACCAAACCAATGGAATGTTTACTAATCACTTCCAACCGTTTGCCTAA
- a CDS encoding penicillin-binding transpeptidase domain-containing protein gives MNPKTIRYLSLILAAGIIGFGLSFGFLFGPDWDANGRSDSVWLICMLVTGLLLLLAFWYGNAPIKKDASSQERIAHNTQRAMTFILAGFILLSFQLLRNQIVITDEISKPYFTPKNELVQDPRIIRQQLTVQRGTVRDTFGNPLVSIEVKDGVVRRTYLNPYISPLVGYYSPLQFGSSGLEASYDDYLSGRSGTNPFVALTRDLTHQPIVGNDLYLSIVPEYQELAQQQLGTQDGAIVLMDAKSGEILAMVGNPHFDPAQLAFDPTVADDLWDAQTKEIQKRWNALRDDPKKPLLTRPTQGLYIPGSTFKTLSLSALLDLGKATPDTLWKDEGKLTVDGAVFNDPNRPDKTRTDWTTTEGYIFSLNAVFGQIGLAIGGADELRYMERFGFNTAIPFDIPVEKSRPFLTTGFLDKRPAQASTGFGQGEILVTPLHWAMLAASFARDDGALPKPILVKEIRTREKVLVKATKPEAWLKPLLPETSKAVRDIMVKSATNGYVGLNGGGLPGSGAIVGGKTGTAEVNPQQGINNGWYIAWATKGDRAFSIAVVIDNKRGAEGLTDAMPKANTILKRVLSQVK, from the coding sequence ATGAATCCAAAAACAATTCGATACCTGAGCTTGATATTGGCAGCAGGTATAATCGGTTTTGGACTTTCTTTTGGCTTCCTGTTCGGTCCAGATTGGGATGCAAACGGGCGTAGCGACTCCGTTTGGCTAATCTGTATGCTCGTCACCGGGCTTCTGCTGCTCTTGGCTTTCTGGTATGGCAACGCGCCCATCAAAAAAGATGCTTCTAGTCAGGAACGGATTGCGCATAATACACAACGCGCTATGACTTTCATTCTGGCAGGTTTTATCCTGCTCAGCTTTCAACTGCTGCGCAACCAAATTGTAATTACGGACGAAATCAGCAAACCTTATTTCACCCCCAAAAACGAATTAGTCCAAGACCCCCGCATTATTCGTCAACAACTAACGGTGCAGCGTGGGACGGTTCGCGATACTTTTGGCAACCCGCTGGTAAGTATTGAAGTCAAGGATGGCGTGGTACGTCGCACCTACCTGAATCCTTATATCAGCCCGCTGGTGGGTTATTATAGTCCGCTTCAGTTCGGTAGTAGCGGGCTAGAGGCGAGTTACGACGATTACCTTTCCGGGCGTTCTGGGACAAATCCGTTTGTGGCGCTGACCCGCGATTTAACTCACCAACCGATAGTTGGCAACGATTTGTATTTGAGCATTGTGCCGGAATATCAGGAACTGGCGCAACAGCAGTTGGGTACTCAGGATGGCGCTATTGTATTGATGGATGCCAAAAGCGGGGAAATATTGGCGATGGTCGGCAATCCTCACTTCGACCCGGCTCAACTGGCATTTGACCCAACGGTGGCGGATGACCTATGGGATGCGCAAACCAAAGAAATTCAGAAACGCTGGAACGCCCTTCGCGATGACCCTAAAAAGCCGCTTCTCACCCGCCCAACTCAGGGCTTATACATTCCCGGTTCAACCTTTAAGACCCTTTCACTTTCCGCTTTACTCGATTTGGGAAAAGCTACTCCCGATACGCTTTGGAAAGACGAAGGCAAACTAACGGTGGATGGCGCGGTGTTTAACGACCCGAATCGCCCAGACAAGACTCGCACCGATTGGACTACCACCGAAGGCTATATCTTTTCGCTCAATGCTGTGTTCGGGCAAATCGGGTTGGCGATTGGCGGCGCAGACGAATTGCGTTATATGGAACGTTTCGGCTTCAATACAGCAATTCCCTTTGATATTCCGGTGGAAAAGAGCCGTCCTTTCCTAACTACGGGTTTTCTAGACAAGCGTCCGGCGCAGGCTTCCACCGGCTTTGGTCAAGGCGAGATACTAGTAACACCGCTACATTGGGCGATGTTGGCTGCCAGTTTTGCCCGCGATGACGGGGCGCTTCCCAAACCCATATTGGTGAAAGAAATCCGCACCCGTGAAAAAGTGCTGGTCAAAGCAACCAAGCCCGAAGCATGGCTCAAACCACTTTTGCCGGAAACCTCTAAAGCAGTACGCGATATTATGGTAAAATCTGCCACGAACGGTTATGTGGGACTTAATGGGGGCGGTTTGCCCGGCTCTGGTGCAATAGTAGGTGGCAAAACCGGCACTGCCGAAGTAAACCCTCAGCAGGGTATTAACAATGGCTGGTATATCGCTTGGGCGACAAAGGGTGATCGAGCTTTCTCTATTGCGGTGGTGATAGATAACAAGCGCGGTGCCGAAGGCTTAACCGATGCAATGCCCAAAGCAAATACCATACTCAAGCGCGTTTTGTCACAGGTTAAATGA
- a CDS encoding FtsW/RodA/SpoVE family cell cycle protein, with product MQITPTLKKKPPLRLVELQLLVAPALLVLLGMLIVISVPNQRVGWDAKDLWMPFVFIGLLLVTHLVLTIWLPRSDQLIMPLVSALSAFGLIMSQRLETTRTGNIASRQVLWVVLGYTTFLIVALGLRNIMALRRYKYTFLFLGLLLTAAVTIFGQEVNGARLWFRFGIFSFQPSELLKVMLVVFLAAYLDDKREVILSTNFRLGPIPLPPFPYLMPMLGILGIALLTMIVQKELGAAELFFGVFLIMLFAATGRASYVIVGLVLIIAGFALIYVLSANIDQLAHVRVRVDAWLNPWPTGQGRSYQIVQALFSFAEGGVFGQGIGQGAPYFIPEVHTDYVMAAIGEEMGLAGALGILGLDVLLVYRGFHIALHTTNGFYQFLAIGISAIFGIQTLIIVGGVTKLIPLSGMTLPFISYGGSSILVNFLMAGLLVRLSLERDSKV from the coding sequence ATGCAAATAACCCCAACTTTAAAGAAAAAACCGCCATTACGGCTGGTAGAACTCCAATTGCTGGTTGCGCCAGCGCTACTGGTGCTGCTTGGAATGTTGATTGTCATTTCTGTACCAAATCAGCGGGTTGGCTGGGATGCCAAAGACCTGTGGATGCCCTTTGTATTTATCGGTCTGCTGTTGGTAACGCATCTGGTACTTACCATCTGGTTGCCACGTTCAGACCAGCTTATTATGCCGTTAGTCTCTGCTCTGTCCGCTTTTGGGTTGATAATGAGCCAGCGTCTTGAAACCACTCGAACGGGCAATATTGCCAGTCGGCAAGTGCTATGGGTAGTGCTGGGTTATACCACCTTTCTTATTGTAGCGTTAGGGCTGCGCAATATTATGGCGCTGCGACGCTACAAATACACCTTCCTTTTTCTAGGTTTGCTTCTCACAGCGGCGGTAACTATTTTTGGTCAGGAAGTAAACGGGGCGCGGCTTTGGTTTCGTTTTGGAATTTTCAGTTTCCAGCCTAGCGAGCTTTTAAAAGTGATGCTGGTGGTTTTCCTCGCCGCCTATCTAGATGATAAACGTGAGGTAATTCTTTCTACCAATTTCAGGTTAGGTCCTATCCCGCTACCGCCTTTTCCTTATCTTATGCCAATGCTTGGTATTTTGGGTATAGCCCTTTTGACCATGATTGTTCAAAAAGAACTAGGCGCAGCGGAATTATTTTTCGGCGTATTCCTCATAATGCTTTTTGCCGCTACCGGACGCGCCAGCTATGTAATAGTAGGATTGGTCTTAATCATCGCCGGGTTTGCCTTGATTTATGTATTATCTGCCAATATTGACCAACTGGCGCATGTGCGCGTGCGGGTGGATGCATGGCTAAACCCATGGCCTACCGGGCAGGGACGTTCTTACCAGATTGTTCAGGCGCTATTCTCTTTCGCGGAAGGTGGCGTATTCGGGCAAGGTATTGGACAAGGCGCGCCCTATTTTATCCCGGAAGTACATACCGATTATGTAATGGCGGCTATTGGTGAGGAAATGGGCTTGGCTGGAGCGCTTGGTATATTAGGCTTGGATGTTTTGCTGGTATATCGCGGTTTCCACATTGCCTTGCATACCACCAATGGCTTTTACCAATTTCTGGCTATCGGCATCAGCGCAATTTTTGGCATTCAAACTTTAATTATCGTAGGTGGTGTGACCAAACTTATCCCCCTAAGCGGCATGACCTTACCTTTTATCAGTTATGGGGGTAGTTCAATTCTAGTAAACTTTCTGATGGCAGGGTTATTGGTGCGCCTTTCGTTAGAGCGAGATAGCAAAGTATGA